The Xenopus laevis strain J_2021 chromosome 5L, Xenopus_laevis_v10.1, whole genome shotgun sequence genome has a segment encoding these proteins:
- the LOC108716775 gene encoding lebercilin codes for MKGDQDRGRIRNRREDYQDRSSDGDKNSESYYSDDYENTTYQSDHSPTPSFMSRSSQAKKSGHNLRSSTLLRNEESSKVGSKFPSRKGKWGFRSQSLNKESRPKDIALVTKRVLSARLLKINELRNEITDLQIKLEHFQKENKILKKMQFRQEKALNKFEDTESEISQLISRHNNEIRALKEHLRKSQERERNTEKRLKEAEDELYRANSTLKKLKQLSENRHLGEREELAKKLDIAESKLDEQERRVQDLEKKTEISQNSFQRQLMVEKKKIQNAQEENKLLQEELQKLTYKLKEKERELDIKNIYAYRLSKPSPKKDAEISPRSIEARNGISIGVQTIEQIKLVELSPLSHPKPVMQAEDVKEKQHEELQKEQKNLEKELREEAEKLKKERKLEERKKELEQKQQRQKEQRILEEKAQKLREEWEKEELERKRKDIFYQDTTEKQSIQDTEDERLKKELLLAKMNEIDKERKNTMHFDSFKVPTQSLLLDSSLNRDTKERKHKIYKFTEPTQNLFNGIPVLGGREASLVADEQKGRNEKRFDAVNDVSFGTYAPSFAQARSGGPGQKTEVLEEPVITNHSKLKQTDKKSHLMEQLFGRDSNAPLVPKNSESMAKNESSTILPWEKGSNVKIKNDIFSGDGKNVKPTIECTCIHN; via the exons ATGAAGGGAGACCAGGATCGTGGAAGGATAAGGAACAGGAGAGAAGATTACCAAGATAGGAGTTCTGACGGTGATAAAAATAGTGAATCCTACTATTCTGATGATTATGAAAACACAACATATCAATCTGACCACTCACCAACACCAAGCTTTATGTCTAGATCTTCTCAGGCCAAAAAATCAGGCCACAATTTGAGATCCAGTACTCTTCTGCGCAATGAAG AGTCAAGCAAAGTTGGATCTAAGTTTCCATCACGTAAAGGAAAGTGGGGTTTCCGCTCTCAAAGCCTTAACAAGGAATCTCGTCCAAAGGATATTGCTTTGGTTACCAAAAGAGTTTTGTCAGCTCGGCTATTGAAAATAAATGAACTACGAAATGAAATAACAGACCTTCAGATCAAACTAGAACActttcaaaaagaaaacaaaatactaaaaaaaatgcagtttaggCAGGAGAAAGCATTAAACAAGTTTGAAGATACAGAGAGTGAGATCTCCCAGCTAATATCCCGGCACAACAATGAGATCCGAGCACTCAAAGAGCATTTACGGAAATCCCAGGAGAGGGAAAGGAATACAGAAAAGAGACTCAAAGAAGCAGAAGATGAACTTTATAGAGCAAACAGCACTTTAAAGAAGCTGAAACAGCTCTCTGAAAATCGACACCTTGGTGAGCGTGAAGAATTGGCAAAAAAACTGGACATTGCAGAGAGCAAGCTAGATGAACAAGAGAGAAGAGTTCAG GACCTGGAAAAGAAAACTGAGATCTCACAGAACAGTTTTCAACGTCAGTTAATGGTTGAAAAgaagaaaattcaaaatgcaCAGGAGGAAAATAAATTGCTCCAAGAGGAACTCCAAAAGCTTACGTATAAGTTAAAG gaaaaagagCGGGAActtgatataaaaaatatatatgcttaCCGTCTGTCAAAACCATCACCAAAGAAAGATGCAGAAATAAGCCCTAGAAGTATAG AGGCAAGGAATGGCATTAGCATTGGTGTTCAAACAATTGAACAAATTAAATTGGTGGAATTATCCCCTTTGTCGCATCCAAAACCTGTCATGCAAGCTGAAGATGTAAAGGAAAAGCAGCATGAAGAACTACAAAAG gaacagaaaaatcttgaaaaggaGCTCAGAGAAGAAGCAGAGAAacttaagaaagaaagaaagctggaagaaagaaaaaaggaactAGAACAAAAGCAACAGAGACAAAAAGAACAAAGGATATTAGAAGAGAAAGCGCAAAAGCTTCGTGAAG AATGGGAAAAGGAAGAattggaaagaaagagaaaagatatCTTTTATCAGGACACAACTGAAAAACAAAGTATACAGGACACAGAAGATGAAAGACTTAAAAAAGAACTGTTGCTTGCTAAAATGAATGAAATTGATAAGGAAAGGAAAAACACAATGCACTTTGATTCCTTTAAGGTTCCTACACAATCATTGCTTTTGGATTCATCACTAAATCGTGATACAAAAGAGAGAAAACACAAAATCTACAAGTTCACAGAGCCAACTCAGAATCTGTTTAATGGAATTCCCGTTCTAGGGGGGCGAGAGGCTTCTTTAGTTGCAGATGAGCAAAAAGGTAGAAATGAGAAGAGATTTGATGCTGTTAATGATGTTTCATTTGGTACTTATGCTCCATCCTTTGCTCAAGCTAGATCAGGTGGGCCAGGGCAAAAGACAGAAGTTTTAGAAGAACCAGTTATTACAAACCATTCCAAACTTAAGCAAACAGATAAAAAATCACACTTAATGGAGCAACTGTTTGGAAGAGATTCCAATGCACCACTTGTTCCTAAAAACAGTGAATCCATGGCTAAAAATGAGTCCAGTACCATTCTACCATGGGAAAAAGGaagcaatgtaaaaataaaaaatgatattttttctGGAGATGGCAAAAATGTAAAGCCTACTATTGAGTGCACATGCATTCATAATTAA